Genomic segment of Xenopus laevis strain J_2021 chromosome 4S, Xenopus_laevis_v10.1, whole genome shotgun sequence:
acaaggaactaaACATTGGCCTGGAGTTATTCTGATTTCCTCACACTCCAAAAAAATCAGTCTATTACAGTCTGAATGTGACAGAGCTGTCAAATTGGAGGGATGCAGGCAGAACATTGCCACACAAAGAATGTAATCTATATCATACTAGGATTCTAGCATGAATTTCTTAGGAAAAAAATCGTGTGGTCCAGCACTGGAGGAATACggatttaaagggatggttcttCTAGGTATACTCACCTTATTGTTACATGGGATAGCTATATCCACATAGCGCAATGGTGAATCTGTATTACACAAGGCAATGGTAGGAATGTTGACGTATGAAGCCTCAGTAAGGGGTTGGTGATCTGCCCGGGGATCTGTCACCACCAGCAGCCGAGGCTCCCGAAAAGCAGCCTGGATCTGGTTGGTGAAGGTACCGGGAGTGAAGCGACCAGCAATAGGTGTGGCACCACTGGCAGAAGCAAATTTCAGTACAGCTCGCTGCAGAGAAAAGACAGTTAGTATCCACACACTAGTTTTTCCTGGAAGTAAAATGTAGCAGAGATCACTATCAAACGCCGATCATTGAGCCAAGGACTCTGACGGTGTTAGCGAAAATCTTGCCATAATAATGCTATGGCACACTTCCGACACTCAAGAGTTCATTAGCCATCATTGCTTCATCTGAGCTTTAACAGTGTGCAAGAAATTAATATACCACAGTACAAATCAATGAATTAATGACAATGCTAATAAGTGTGGCTGTGCTACCATActccattccttaaaggggttgttaacctttaactattagtatgttttagaatggatAATTTTTTAAACGGACATATTTTATGGAGTTTCATTATACATGAAATGGGTAGTCCGCGTATTACGGTAGCCTGTTATCAATGGTTACATGTAAACACATAACTGATAATGAATAtaaagaaagggacagaaaagatAGGGGGGGAATGGAAAGAAAAGGGGGGAAGAATATACAATTAGCTTACAATGCAAATAACAATGGTCATAAGGCAGTGGGGAATCATTGTTACAATTATGTTGGTTTTTAGATATACGAGTTACTGGTTGACCTCTGGGACAAACCCTTCATTATGAATGTAGGGCCTGGAAGAGCTGAGTCATTTTCATGAGCtaagaatggctaattttaagcagcttttcaattggtcattattcaATTGGTATAAATTTTGCATGGTTTGTTGTGCATTTTCAGAATGTATCTTGTACTGCTACTGACAATAGTGACAAGTGTGTAAAATCCTCCTGACTTAAAGGCATCAATTAGGCAAAACCCAATCACAGTAACAATGGCATGAAGCTCTTGTACATAGCCACAAGGAAGGGGTAGGAGAAGGAATGTGGTAGTTACCTGTCCAGTGTTCCTTGAAGAAATGACACACACATCAGCAGGATTTTCAATTGCTACAATGGCACGAGCAGCAAGCAAAAGCTTTTCCCAGGTGCGTTTCAGGTTAATTATGTAGATGCCTGAGGcataaaattatttcaaaatgtgtCACTAAATTTTAAGTTTTGAAACAGTTTTAAGTTCATTATAAATTTAGAAAAACCTTGATTCTATTATGCACCTCTAGATGGGGGCGgagagtgcaaaaaaaaacaaaaaaacagtttccCCTTAAAGCTATACATCTAATACACAATAAGCCTGGACCCCTGATGGGTGCACAGCTTTAATCACCCAGGATAGATGCGATTTAAATGTTCCCGATACAAAACTTCAATAAACCCATTAATTCTCTAGCCTGTTTAGTAAGTGTGGCAGAGACTACTATCAAACCCCGATCATTGAGCTTGAAGCTCTGACGGTGTTAGCGAAAGACCTGCCATAAAGTTAATTTAGCACACTTCCGACACTTGAAAGTTCACTGGCCAGACTGGCCTCAGCTCCAAGCTTTAATCAGTGTGCTGCAAATTTAAAAAGACACAGTATCATTTCTTAACTAGTCTAAGACCACAAACTATAATAAGCCATTCTTTTATCACCTAACTGCAATAATGTTCTGTACCCATCAGTCAACATGTGTTGGCATGAGCCACGTGTTCCACCTAACTGCAATTCCACCGTTAGCTGATCTGACCAGGcttggactggcaatatgtgggttctggcaaatgccagaggggctgctgtaagttgcccaTAGACACTCGCTACTTATTAGGCtgatggaggctgtttgggcctctgtgtacctgaaatgccagggcctagtttgACTTCCAGCCCAAACCTGGATCTGACTGTAGCACAACCGAGCAACGAGCACAGAtcttaaaatgaatataagcaaaaaaacattgttgctttTCAATGAAGCATATACCCACCATCACTCTTCCTTTTATAGATATACTGCTCCATCTGGAAGTCAAGATTGGTGCCACCCAAGTGGGTCCCTGCTGCCAGGAACTTGAGGACATCTTCCTCCTTCATCTGCAGGACATCAAGACCTCCGGACATTGTGAGTTACCCCTTTAAAGCTACGACAGGGAACCTAAAACAAAGACATCTTTTAagcacaggcaaaaaaaaaatgctcaatttATAAGGAACAGCAGACTCTACAACCAATGAATGTTCTGGAAAGTTACAGTACTCCATGTGACCCATGAGCCTTAGGCCTGGTTTAAACAAAGTATTACCCCTTGTGTCCTAGATTTCACTATAGCAAGACCACAAACATTAAGAGGGCATCTCCACAAAAAGACTACTTGCAGATTTAAAATTCTCAGCAGCTTCCAAATCAACATTAACAGTATTAAAGATATTCATAAAGGTCATTTGCTAATGAAAGCCATGTCTGGTCATTTATAGCTTGTGCTTGTATAATACAGAACATGCTGCCATTTGTACTGACACATCAGGAATACTGGACATTGTACAACACAACGGCCAAATACGCTGTAACCCTGACAGGGAATGTATTAGGAACGACTTCAGTCTGCCCATAGAATACAGAACAGTGtttaaatccataaaaaaaaaaaaagtttaatgaaaCGCAGCTTTGCGACGTGTAGGTTCCTCTCAAATGACAAATCACGTAGTACAAGACTCCTCTGTCACTATTTTTTAACAGCAATTACGTCTCTAGCAAGCCCACAGGAAGCGAGCGCAAGCACATGTCCATAAGGCACTTCTCTAAGATACTCAAGAAGAGGCTTTAAGGCCTCGCTACTTTATCGCTCTAATCCGTTCGCGATTACGGAAGTCGTTACTTTAAATCCCAATACCAGAATGAAACAAAAACAACCTATACAAATAACTGCTATAATTCCCACTCACGAGAGACAAAGCCGTGTGGAGATCCTCCTGCTATAGCTGGAGTAAAAGAGGACGTCTAGGCCCTCGTGACGTCATTATATACTTCTGAGCAGGCAAATCACACACTACTTTGCTAACTCTGGGACAGAAGTGGTCCAATTACAGAGCAGCATGTTCAGAGCGCATGAGAAGGCTGTGCCGCGTTCAGTCGGCCATATTGGTACTCCTAATACGAAGCCGCAGTAGCGACGTTCGAAGGTGTACTACATACGGGTGGCGTTTAGGCGGCAACATTGTATGGACACAAAATCTGTGCATAGATGGTTCTAGAGCTCTCATTTATTaatactttgaaataaatgaggTAACTATAATTATTATTGATGCAGCCAGGCGCCTCTGCCTGCTATGAAGCTATGAAAAGGCATTATACATTCGTGAGGGTAGATTTTATTTGTAACAGAGCAAATAAGTTGTTGCCATAATTTCTATCATGTTTTTACTATAGTAATAGCATTCACATCGCAGATGCAGCAGTCAGGCAGATACTATTCCTGTCAGTGAAGACACTCAAGTGAGCATTAAAGCAACCAGGTGTGGCCATAGTGAAAATGAAGAATATTaatatatgttattaaaaaatattgaactCCTTTCAAGATATCAAGGTTTATCTACCATCACCAGCAGAGAGCACTGCCTGTTTCTGCCATCAAGTCACTTGGCTACAAAAGATCTTTGtcaggggaaaaatattttttttcaaaatgcatcagttaatagagcttttccagcagacttctgcactgaaatccatttctcaaaagaacaaacagattttttttatatttaattctaaaatctgacatggggctagacatattgtcagtttcccagctgccccagtcatgtgacttgataaatgtcagtcacactttactgctgtactgcaagttggggtgatgtcaccccctccctttccgccccagcagcctaacaacagaacaatgggaaggtaaccagatagcatctccctaacacaatacaacagctgcctggtatatttaagaacagcactcaatagtaaaatccaagtcccactgcaacacattcagttacattgagtaggagaaacgacagcctgccaggaagcaatttcatcctaaagtgctggctcttgctgaaagcacatgaccaggcaaaataacctgagaactgcctacacaccaatattacaactaaaaaaaatacacttgttggttcaggaattgaattttatattgcagagtgaattatttgcagtgtaatttagaaataaaaacaacatcataaaaagcatgacagaaaccctttaagcaataaatattttcatgatCATTCCCCCCTAACCATATGCATTACAGAAAGGCTTGGAGACTGGTGAATCAGGATTTTTATAGTGCATGAAGGTAGAACCATACACTAAGGCCACAGTAGCAAACTGTCTTATTGTAGAATACACGGAATATAGGCAAATCATAGGGATTTCATAATAATGGTAAAGAAACTAGACTCTGGGCAGCACTGAGTGCAGGGCAGGTGGTGAGGAGTCAGTGTTGGGGAAGCTCTATTGTAATGTAGTgctctagttaaagggatactgtcatgggaaaaaaatttttttcaaaatgaatcagttaatagtgctgctccatcagaattctgcactgaaatccatttctcaaaagagcaaacatatttttttatattcaatttggaaatctgacatggggctagccattttgtcaatttcccagctgccccatgtcatgtgacttgtgcctgcactttaggagagaaatgctttctggcaggctgctgtttttccttctcaatgtaagtgaatgtgtctcagtgggacatgggtttttactattgagtgctgttcttagatctaccaggcagctgttatcttgtgttagggagctgttatctggttaccttcccattgttcttttgtttggctgctggggggggggaaagggagggggatgatatcactccaacttgcagtacagcagtaaagagtgattgaagtttatcagagcacaagtcacatgacttggggcagctgggaaattgacaaaatgtctagccccatgtcagatttcaaaattgaatataacaaaatctgtttgcttttttgagaaatggatttcagtgcagaattctgctggagcagcactattaactgattcattttgaaaaaaaagttttttcccatgacagtatccctttaagcttttgaAAAAGCAGGTTTCTAGAGTCACTGAAAAGGGTAGTTTGTATTAAAGTCTGTGTGATGACAGAAGAGGgcctaaaaagaaaaatgtgcattttaaaacGAGTATTtcaacttaaaattaacttttaatatgacgaaGACAACAcaattctgagacagtttgcaacaGGTCTTCGTAAGGAGAAATTAAGTTTAAAGTCATGCTgctgtgagattttttttttttttaaatgtatttacattttttttgttctccaGCTGTTGAGCTATGTGGTAGCTAGAGATTGATTACCTAGGCAATCAGGGCGCAGATTTATTGTCAGaatggaagataaataggagaaaGACAGAAGTGATAAAAAGTGACAGTAATACAATTCTACCCTCACagtgcaatagtttttttggcagccagggtcagtgacccattttgtaacatactaaaagttaacttaaaggtgaactactctttAATGAAAATTGGCTGGCCCAGGTGATTTAGACTGGTATTAatcatttataatacaggtatgggatccatcatcaaGAAACcggtaatccagaaagctctgaattacagaaaggccatctcccatagaccacattttatccaaattttaaataatgattttctttttctctgtaataataaaacagtaccttgtacttgatccaaactaaaatataattattccttattgaaagtaaaaccagcctattgggtttatttaatgtttacatgattttctagtagacaaagtatgaagatccaaattagggaaagatctgttatatggaaaaccccaggtcccgagcattctggattctgatcccatacctgtatataaaacccAACAAAGTTCAGATTGCTTACACTATTGCAGAGAACACAAAGGAATCTCTTAACATGTGACAATTGACACAAAAGGCAAGATGAGGGTGGAATTCTTACAGTGACGTACCACTGTACTGGCAGATGCAAAAACGTCAATTTCACAAAAAGGTTTGACATACTTTTTAGGAATAGAAATAGTAATATGGAGTGAATGGTTTAGCCATCACCATTGGACCACAATTTATAATCAAGAGGCAGTCAGGGGAAGATGTATTTGCTGTGACTAAAGGCACTTAAGTGCATTTAAATAAGATAGTTCCTACCCAGAGTGCTGATTAAATTAGGcatgaactgaatcctggattttgccaaatcccaGCATTTACTGCAGCATTCTGATTCAGACGAATCCTCAGTGCCTGGCCTAATCAGCACCGTATATATATCTTGTGACTTCAGAGCACTGACCAGCTGAAGGGTTTCTGTTTGGTTTGGAATTTATTCATATTGGGAACTCAAGCTGCATGAGTGAAATTGATGtatttcagtggcgtaactaccgggggagcaaggggtgcaattgggccagggcccgcacccccgcagggccccccggcagtcacgcgcccactgcagcGGGTGAAGCGCCGCACGGAAGAGgatgggggcggggcccggctgcacggctcgcaccagggcccgtccccacctagttccgtctctgatGTATTTTATCATAAATACACTGAAGCAAGTCTGTTGTTTCAGCGTTGGCATTAAACCTTGTCAGTGCTTTCCAGTTGAAATAAGATTGTTAAATTTctacaatttctttaaaacatatGAGGTATAAGCTGCCATCATGTCCTCAACCTGCTTTAACATATAGGTCTCAATAGTCACATCAACATTTATGCTCTTTAGGAGCATTCCTTTTCAATAAATATGCCTgataattgtatttaaataatgCTTCTATTTaggacatttttctttaaaaacccgGGTCCATTGCCATATTCTATCGATGCTTCCTGCGCTTCAGGATTTAGTAAGTGTCGAGGCATTTTGTATCTTCATCTCTGGAGGACTCTGTTTGCAGAGGTGAATCTGCTTCGATCAAATTCTTGTACTTGTAACATCGCTGTCAAAGTGCCAATGGCTTCCAGCCCATTCAGCTCTCTTAAATAAAGTTGCACAGTTCAGGACTTCAATCCCATTTTCTCCATCATTTGTTCATATACTGTCCAAGCCATGGCTGCCATAAGAGTCCTTCGGAGAGCACGGGGGACACCCCCACGGAAAAATCCAGTTAGCCCATGGCtctgtataaaacaaaacaaattaacttttttttttaataagggttttATACATATTGTGCACTTAATATACATCATTGTGCCATGGCATTAGTAAGAAGTCCTACTTATTGAAAACATGCAGTgctacattttaaagcaatattcaACTGTCAATTCACAGCACTGGGTGCCAATTCCCATTCACTGTGAATGGGTAGGGGGTTGATCATTATTTCCCCTTCTGCGGGCTTACAACATTTTCTGGCAATAAATGCTCAAAATGACCCAGTTATAAGATATTATGAACATTTTCTGAAGAGTCACACGGAACCTAAAATATGTCCAGCAGATATCAGTTAGCAACTCATCATGCTGATCATGAATAATAtactacacaggtatgggatctgttatccagaatgcttgggacatggggttttccggataacatatctttccataatttggattttcatacctttactacaaaatcatgtaaaaattaaataaacccaataggctggttttgcttccaataagaattaaatatttgatgggatcaagtacaagatactgttttaatattacagagaaaaataaaataatttttcaatcaATTGGGATTAATTAAAGCGgcctttttggataatgggt
This window contains:
- the rpsa.S gene encoding ribosomal protein SA S homeolog translates to MSGGLDVLQMKEEDVLKFLAAGTHLGGTNLDFQMEQYIYKRKSDGIYIINLKRTWEKLLLAARAIVAIENPADVCVISSRNTGQRAVLKFASASGATPIAGRFTPGTFTNQIQAAFREPRLLVVTDPRADHQPLTEASYVNIPTIALCNTDSPLRYVDIAIPCNNKGAHSVGLMWWMLAREVLRMRGTISREHPWEVMPDLYFYRDPEEIEKEEQAAAEKATTKEEFQGEWTAPVAEFPQAEVADWSEGVQVPSVPIQQFPAERPDVQAAPKPAEDWSAQPASTDDWSAAPTAQASEWTGTTTEWS
- the rpsa.S gene encoding ribosomal protein SA S homeolog isoform X1, yielding MSGGLDVLQMKEEDVLKFLAAGTHLGGTNLDFQMEQYIYKRKSDGIYIINLKRTWEKLLLAARAIVAIENPADVCVISSRNTGQRAVLKFASASGATPIAGRFTPGTFTNQIQAAFREPRLLVVTDPRADHQPLTEASYVNIPTIALCNTDSPLRYVDIAIPCNNKGAHSVGLMWWMLAREVLRMRGTISREHPWEVMPDLYFYRDPEEIEKEEQAAAEKATTKEEFQGEWTAPVAEFPQAEVADWSEGVQVPSVPIQQFPAERPDVQAAPKPAAEDWSAQPASTDDWSAAPTAQASEWTGTTTEWS